A single window of Nitrospirota bacterium DNA harbors:
- the purL gene encoding phosphoribosylformylglycinamidine synthase subunit PurL, which yields MFVEPVVDEKLALEHGLTVEEYQKILSLLGRVPTFTELGIFSVMWSEHCSYKSSRFHLKKFPTKGERVIFGPGENAGVIDIGDGLAAVFKMESHNHPSFIEPYQGAATGVGGILRDVFTMGARPVALLNSLRFGPLAKSKNRHLFTGVVSGIAGYGNCMGVPTVGGEIYFNEIYDLNPLVNVFCIGLVKKDRIFLGQASGVGNPIIYVGSKTGRDGIHGASLLASSEFNDASMEKRPAVQVGDPFTEKLLLEACLELMSRDVITGIQDMGAAGLTSSSCEMAGRAGTGIEMEISEVPLRERGMTPYEIMLSESQERMLLVARQGREKEVLDIFEKWDLDAAVIGKVTADGQFRIKEKDRVVAEIPIEALVDKAPVYERPFGLPPYQQTLQTLQTDLFPVPKDFNAVLKTMLSSPTIASKEWVYDQFDHMVQTNVVIKPGGDAAVIRVKGTQKGLALSVGGNGLYSLLNPYTGGAIAVAEVCRNLVCTGAKPLAITDCLNFGNPERPDIMWQFVMAVEGISDACKKFSIPVVSGNVSFYNETKGAAIYPTPTIGAVGLIEDIKKRMTSYFKAEGDIIILLGKTKEELGGTEYMKRIHHQERGFPPELHLETEWAVDSLCLDLIGEGLVQSAHDLSEGGLAVALAESCIASPSPKGAEIQLQDSGIRSDALLFGESQSRILISAKPGQVGDVEKKARKYQVSFEKIGVVRGERLLINSYLSLPLYDLIEVWKDAIPGQLENG from the coding sequence GTGTTTGTGGAACCTGTGGTTGATGAAAAACTTGCGTTAGAACACGGGTTGACGGTCGAGGAATATCAAAAAATTCTCAGCCTTTTAGGCCGCGTTCCCACTTTTACGGAATTAGGAATTTTTTCGGTGATGTGGAGTGAACATTGCAGTTATAAAAGCTCCCGTTTTCATTTAAAGAAATTTCCTACAAAAGGGGAACGGGTTATTTTTGGACCCGGGGAAAACGCCGGGGTGATTGATATCGGTGACGGGTTAGCGGCTGTTTTTAAAATGGAAAGTCATAATCACCCCTCTTTTATCGAACCCTATCAGGGGGCGGCAACAGGCGTGGGAGGTATTTTAAGGGATGTGTTCACGATGGGCGCCAGACCGGTGGCTCTCTTGAATTCCCTGAGGTTCGGGCCGCTGGCAAAATCCAAAAATCGTCATTTATTTACCGGGGTGGTTTCAGGCATCGCCGGTTATGGCAACTGCATGGGAGTTCCCACGGTCGGCGGCGAAATTTACTTTAACGAAATTTATGATTTAAATCCGCTGGTCAACGTTTTTTGCATCGGGCTGGTGAAAAAAGATCGTATTTTCCTTGGTCAGGCGTCCGGGGTTGGCAATCCCATTATCTACGTCGGCTCGAAAACGGGGCGGGATGGAATCCATGGCGCAAGCCTGCTTGCTTCTTCTGAGTTTAACGACGCCTCGATGGAAAAAAGACCGGCGGTTCAGGTTGGCGATCCTTTTACCGAAAAACTTCTTTTGGAAGCGTGTCTTGAATTAATGTCCAGGGATGTGATTACCGGTATCCAGGATATGGGGGCCGCGGGTTTAACTTCTTCTTCCTGTGAAATGGCGGGAAGGGCTGGAACCGGAATTGAAATGGAGATCTCTGAAGTCCCTCTCCGGGAGCGGGGAATGACGCCCTATGAAATTATGCTTTCGGAGTCGCAGGAGCGAATGTTGCTGGTTGCCCGGCAGGGACGTGAAAAAGAGGTTTTAGACATTTTTGAAAAATGGGATCTTGATGCCGCTGTCATCGGGAAGGTCACCGCGGACGGACAGTTTCGGATTAAAGAAAAAGACCGGGTGGTGGCCGAGATTCCGATCGAAGCCCTGGTGGATAAAGCGCCCGTTTATGAACGTCCTTTCGGACTTCCTCCCTATCAACAGACCCTGCAAACCTTGCAAACCGACCTGTTCCCCGTTCCAAAAGATTTTAATGCCGTTTTAAAGACGATGCTCTCCTCTCCAACGATTGCCAGCAAGGAATGGGTTTACGACCAATTTGATCATATGGTTCAAACGAACGTCGTCATTAAACCCGGGGGAGACGCCGCGGTCATCCGGGTCAAAGGGACCCAAAAAGGCCTCGCTCTGTCGGTAGGAGGAAACGGGCTTTACTCTTTGTTGAATCCTTATACCGGAGGGGCGATCGCGGTCGCCGAGGTCTGTCGAAATCTGGTTTGCACCGGCGCCAAGCCCCTTGCGATTACCGACTGCCTGAATTTTGGGAACCCGGAACGTCCGGATATTATGTGGCAATTCGTCATGGCCGTTGAGGGCATTTCCGATGCCTGTAAAAAGTTTTCAATTCCCGTGGTGAGCGGCAACGTCAGTTTCTATAATGAGACCAAAGGGGCAGCCATTTATCCAACCCCGACCATCGGTGCGGTGGGATTGATTGAAGACATCAAAAAACGGATGACCTCCTATTTCAAAGCGGAGGGGGACATCATTATTTTATTGGGAAAGACGAAAGAAGAACTTGGCGGGACGGAGTATATGAAGCGGATTCATCACCAGGAACGGGGTTTTCCTCCGGAACTCCATTTGGAAACCGAATGGGCAGTCGATTCCCTTTGCCTGGATTTGATCGGGGAAGGTTTGGTCCAATCCGCGCATGATTTATCAGAAGGGGGGCTGGCGGTGGCATTGGCGGAGTCGTGTATCGCCTCTCCCAGCCCGAAGGGAGCGGAAATTCAGTTGCAAGACTCTGGTATTCGTTCTGATGCCCTTTTATTTGGAGAATCCCAATCACGGATTTTAATTTCCGCAAAACCCGGACAGGTCGGGGATGTGGAAAAAAAGGCCCGAAAATACCAGGTCTCTTTCGAAAAGATAGGGGTGGTGAGGGGAGAACGTTTATTGATTAATTCTTATCTATCGCTCCCTTTATATGATTTAATAGAGGTCTGGAAGGATGCTATTCCCGGACAGCTGGAAAACGGATGA
- a CDS encoding amidophosphoribosyltransferase produces the protein MKPLFDKLHEECAVFGIFGHPEAAKMTYLGLYALQHRGQEGSGIVSSNGKDFHIEKGTGLVADIFTESRLGKLAGTRAIGHNRYSTYGENTLKNVQPLMVNFALGTLALAHNGNLTNAHVLRDELEAYGAIFQSTVDSEVIVHLIAHSKGDTLIHRITDALSRVSGAYSLVFLSEEGLVGVRDSYGVRPLVLGRLKDSYVLASETSAFDLIEAEYIREIAPGEMVLINDKGVTSYTPFSQTPHAFCIFEHVYFAKPDSLIFGENVYSVRKRLGFELAREAAVQADVVIPVPDSGTSAALGYSLGSGIPYEYGLIRNHYVGRTFIEPEQTIRHFGVKVKLNVVREVLNGKRVIVIDDSLVRGTTSMKIVKMIRDAGAREVHMRISSPAILSPCFYGINTPTKKELIASDHSKEAIRKFITADSLAYLSMEGMLKSIKAYHPSEFCTACFTGNYPIPFPVNHRDQLSLFEMK, from the coding sequence ATGAAACCTTTGTTTGACAAACTCCATGAAGAATGCGCGGTTTTCGGAATTTTCGGTCATCCGGAAGCCGCAAAGATGACCTATTTGGGACTTTACGCCCTCCAGCATCGCGGCCAGGAAGGGTCCGGAATCGTGTCGTCTAACGGCAAGGATTTTCATATCGAAAAAGGAACGGGTTTGGTGGCGGATATTTTTACGGAAAGTCGTCTGGGCAAACTGGCCGGGACGAGGGCCATCGGACATAACCGGTATTCGACCTACGGAGAAAATACCTTAAAAAACGTTCAACCCTTAATGGTAAATTTTGCCCTCGGGACCCTGGCGCTGGCGCATAACGGGAATTTAACGAACGCGCATGTCCTGAGGGATGAACTGGAAGCTTATGGCGCGATTTTTCAGTCAACGGTAGACAGTGAGGTGATTGTCCATCTTATCGCTCATTCGAAAGGGGACACCTTAATTCATCGAATTACCGATGCGCTGAGCCGTGTTTCAGGGGCCTATTCGCTCGTCTTTCTGTCTGAGGAAGGGCTGGTTGGAGTTCGAGATTCGTACGGCGTTCGGCCCCTCGTCCTCGGACGTTTAAAAGATAGTTATGTATTGGCCTCCGAGACCTCAGCCTTTGACTTAATTGAGGCCGAATACATCAGGGAAATCGCGCCGGGAGAAATGGTCCTCATCAATGACAAAGGGGTAACTTCCTATACGCCCTTTAGTCAAACCCCTCATGCGTTTTGTATCTTTGAACATGTTTATTTTGCGAAACCGGATAGTTTGATTTTCGGCGAAAATGTATATTCGGTCCGAAAACGACTCGGTTTTGAGCTGGCCCGGGAAGCAGCGGTTCAGGCGGACGTCGTCATTCCAGTGCCTGATTCCGGAACTTCCGCGGCGCTGGGGTATTCTCTCGGTTCCGGGATTCCCTATGAATATGGTCTGATCCGTAATCACTACGTGGGCCGGACGTTTATTGAGCCCGAGCAGACCATTCGCCATTTCGGAGTCAAAGTTAAGTTAAACGTGGTCAGGGAGGTTCTAAATGGAAAAAGGGTGATTGTCATCGACGATTCCCTTGTCCGGGGAACGACGAGCATGAAGATCGTTAAGATGATTCGCGACGCCGGCGCCAGGGAGGTTCATATGCGAATTAGTTCCCCGGCGATCCTTTCGCCCTGTTTTTACGGGATAAACACGCCGACCAAGAAGGAACTTATCGCTTCAGACCACTCTAAAGAGGCTATTCGCAAATTTATTACGGCTGATAGTTTGGCCTATTTAAGCATGGAAGGAATGCTTAAATCGATAAAAGCTTACCACCCGTCTGAATTCTGTACGGCCTGTTTTACAGGGAATTACCCGATTCCTTTTCCCGTCAATCACCGGGATCAACTCTCTTTATTTGAAATGAAATAA
- a CDS encoding diguanylate cyclase has translation MSGSFTTIVNHELFYYLLDLEVKRATRYSYFFSLLFIELDQEDDPDDTINMVAKLILNEIREVDIVGKIEKKRFSALLQAETKPTQTIAERIRGRILNYSFTDEAPAEKQRRTISVGGACFPTHGTDASELNSQALHLLEKARVDGGNRVYVHGMV, from the coding sequence ATGTCAGGATCTTTTACGACCATCGTCAATCATGAGCTTTTTTATTATCTTTTAGATCTTGAGGTCAAAAGAGCAACCCGGTATTCCTATTTTTTTTCATTATTATTTATTGAGCTGGACCAGGAAGACGATCCCGACGACACAATCAATATGGTTGCTAAACTCATTTTGAATGAAATTAGAGAAGTGGATATTGTCGGTAAAATAGAAAAAAAACGCTTTTCCGCCCTACTTCAGGCAGAAACTAAACCCACTCAAACTATCGCCGAAAGAATTCGGGGAAGAATTCTAAATTATTCCTTTACGGACGAAGCTCCCGCGGAAAAACAAAGGAGAACCATCAGCGTGGGAGGGGCGTGTTTTCCAACCCATGGAACTGACGCGAGCGAGTTAAACAGCCAGGCGCTTCACCTGCTGGAAAAAGCCCGGGTCGACGGCGGGAATCGGGTTTACGTTCACGGCATGGTTTAG
- a CDS encoding sigma-54-dependent Fis family transcriptional regulator, whose amino-acid sequence MNKKVILWSKNQHTGVEFLLRSAFPTFVKVIDDADLLRNVALNPSSLVVAESIFLSEKWVETFTKARSLYPDLPFLLVASSGQILGLEKEYKHLEGIDFLKIPGEILLLEEKIHRLGHQKKIILDPELSLQPEIIKEDFRGFNDYAHLLSHSKKMKDVLTIMNQVAETNITVLVRGESGTGKELVSRTIHARSLRREKPFVKVLCAALPEGLLESELFGYEKGAFTGAHRRKPGKFEFANHGTIFLDEIGEIHPTLQAKLLQVLQDGEFSRIGGESDVKVDARVITATNKHLEKAVENGSFREDLFYRLNVVTIHLPPLRERKEEIPFLAEFFFNKYIQQYNKKQHPLSDQTLKLFQDYDWPGNIREMENTVKRMVVLENEDIILQKLNERMPQENRSFTSVPEAVPPPALPVIDSEKAVGYSLKEVGKEAAGKAEKDLIETILNQTHWNRKKAAQLLQISYKALLYKIKKYELNDFV is encoded by the coding sequence ATGAACAAAAAGGTTATTCTATGGTCAAAAAATCAACACACCGGGGTTGAATTCCTTTTAAGAAGCGCTTTTCCAACTTTTGTAAAGGTCATTGACGACGCAGATCTTTTAAGAAACGTGGCATTAAATCCTTCGTCACTGGTTGTGGCTGAATCTATTTTTCTTTCCGAAAAATGGGTTGAAACCTTTACGAAGGCAAGATCCCTCTACCCGGACCTCCCTTTTTTACTGGTTGCATCTTCCGGTCAAATTTTAGGGTTAGAAAAAGAGTATAAGCATCTGGAAGGGATTGATTTTCTTAAAATACCAGGAGAGATTTTACTTTTAGAAGAAAAGATTCATCGGCTGGGCCATCAAAAAAAGATCATTCTCGATCCGGAACTTTCTCTTCAGCCCGAAATCATCAAGGAGGATTTTCGCGGGTTTAACGATTATGCCCATCTTTTGTCTCACAGCAAAAAAATGAAGGATGTTCTGACGATTATGAATCAGGTGGCTGAAACCAACATAACCGTCCTGGTCAGGGGGGAAAGCGGAACGGGGAAGGAACTTGTTTCAAGAACGATTCACGCCCGTTCCCTAAGAAGAGAAAAGCCTTTCGTGAAGGTTTTGTGCGCGGCACTACCCGAGGGCCTGCTGGAAAGTGAATTGTTTGGGTATGAAAAAGGAGCTTTCACGGGAGCTCATCGAAGAAAACCCGGGAAATTTGAATTTGCAAATCATGGAACGATCTTTCTCGATGAAATTGGCGAAATCCACCCGACGCTCCAGGCCAAGCTCCTGCAAGTTTTGCAAGATGGAGAATTTTCAAGAATTGGCGGAGAAAGTGATGTCAAGGTCGACGCCAGGGTCATCACTGCAACCAATAAGCATCTTGAAAAAGCCGTCGAAAATGGATCGTTCAGGGAAGATCTCTTTTACCGGTTAAATGTGGTGACGATTCATCTCCCTCCGCTGAGGGAAAGAAAAGAAGAAATTCCTTTTTTGGCCGAATTCTTTTTTAACAAATATATTCAGCAATACAACAAAAAACAACACCCTCTTTCCGATCAAACGTTAAAACTCTTTCAGGACTATGATTGGCCGGGAAATATTCGTGAAATGGAAAATACCGTTAAAAGAATGGTTGTTCTGGAAAATGAAGATATTATTCTTCAAAAACTGAATGAAAGAATGCCTCAGGAAAACAGGTCTTTCACCTCTGTTCCAGAAGCCGTTCCGCCTCCGGCTCTGCCGGTCATTGATTCTGAAAAAGCAGTCGGTTATTCCTTAAAAGAAGTGGGAAAGGAGGCCGCCGGTAAAGCCGAAAAAGACCTCATCGAGACGATTTTAAATCAAACACATTGGAATCGAAAAAAAGCCGCGCAATTACTTCAGATTAGTTACAAGGCTTTATTATACAAAATAAAGAAATATGAACTGAATGATTTCGTTTGA